The Cognaticolwellia beringensis genome segment CTACTAGCAAGGCGAGTAATGCCAGATCAAAAACCAAAGCGAAGAAAAACCAAGTGAGTAAAGCCACGCCTGCGGCTTTTGATTTTTCACTTGCTATTAAGCTAATCATATAAGCAATTGCAGTAAAACTTAACCCCAATAACGTTGCACTCAGGATGAAATAAACAAAGGTTTCAATAATGACAACATCACTGTGTTGAATAAACAATAATAATGCCGACGCACCAAATCCCAGCAAAGTGGCTAAGGCAATAATGCTACCTTGCCCCAAAAATTTACCCACTAACAGCTGATTTTTACTCAAAGGGTAAGTCAATAATAACAGTAATGTGCCACCTTCTTGCTCACCCACAAAGCTATCGTAACTTAACAATAATGCGATCAGTGGGATCAAAAACACTGCTAAGCTCGCTAAGCTCGCAATAGTGGTTGATAAAGAAGTAATACCTACAGTACCTGACGCGGCAGCGCCGAAGTAGCTTAAACCTAAGGAAAGCACTGCAAAAATTAAGGTAATGGATAATAACCAGCGATTACGTAATCCGTCGCGAAATTCTTTGTTGGCAACAGTAATAATTTCTCTCATTACCCACCTACCTTATGACTTTTTTGCTTGTTTTTAGACTTACTTTCAGTTGTCATTTTTTCTGCTTGCGCTAAAAAACATTGATAAACTTGCTCTAAATTTGCAGATTCTACGGTTAAATCACACAAACTATCATCAGCAAGTAAATGACGTAAAATCTTGAGCTTTTCTTGTTCAGGTACGAATAGATTATCTGCCTCATCCAAATAAGGCTGTAGTAACGGATCTCCTTGTAGCGAACCATTTAAGCCTTGCGGTTTAATTTTTATTGGCAAATTCGACTGCGCCCTAAGCTCTTTAATAGTACCAAGTGCTAACGTTTTACCGCCAGAAATAATCATAGCTCGATCGATATGCTGCTCAACACCCGGTAAAACATGCGAGCATAAAACCACACTGGTCCCTTGGGTTTTTAGCTGATCTACACTTCGATAAAACTCAGCAGTAGCGCTGGGATCAAGGCCCACAGTGGGTTCATCAAGTAACAGTAATTTAGGTTCACCAATAAAAGCTTGTGCTAAACCTAAACGTTGACGCATGCCCTTTGAGTAAGTCTTTACCGGTCGCCCCATTGCATGGGCAATGCCTACTTGCTCTAATAGTGCTCTCGCGTGTGTTTTTGACTGCCCCTTTAAGCGCGCGAAGTATGTAATAACTTCCAAGCCAGTTAACTGCTCATAAAACATAACATTTTCAGGTAGGTAGCCCATTTTCGTCCGCATGTGCCAAGCTGATTTATCATCAGGCTTTGTGCCCATAACGCTAACATTGCCGATATCGGGAGAAATAATGCCCAGTATCAGCTTCATCAGTGTGGTTTTACCCGCGCCATTGTGGCCAAATAAACCTAGCACTTCACCTTGAGCTAAATGCAAATGTATCGCCGATAATGCGATCAGGTCTTTATAATGCTTACTGACATTTTCAAGAGAAACTAAAGGTGTATTCATTATAATGTGTATGCCTCTTTTTCAAGTAATGCAGTTTTCATATTAGCGCGTTGAACTACTGAAAGCGTAGCGTCTTCAATTAAGGGATTAGTTGGCGAGCGCATCAGCGGAAAACTATCTTTAACTCCTGGCGGCTTTAAAACCGGAAATTCTTTTTGTATCCAACGTAAAATTAATACCACCGGACTGTCCATGAGCATTTTCATTTCTGGGTATCGCCATATCAATTGATCGATGCCGTCGTTGGGTTCAAAAATCACATCTCCAATATTGTCGCCGTTCATATCCCAGCCTAGGTAATTACTCCAATAATTACCTTTGCCCTCAAAGCTCCATTCTTGTTTTTTATTAGAGACATACTTCACTTGTATGGGGTTATTGATAAAGCTATTGCCATAAACCTTGGTGTTTTCTGAACCAGCGGTTAAGTGAATACCAATTTCAGCGGTGTCGATACGATTATTTTTGATGGTGTTGTACGCCGAGTTATAAACGAAAAAACCTTTACCGTCTCGACCTAGTACTTTATTTTTCGGCTTGGTCCAAACACTTTTAACATCATTATTACTGATAGTTGATGAGGTAATAAAATTCATTAAGAAACCATAATCTTCGCTGTTTTCAGTAAGATTACCATCAACAATTAGGTTACGTGAACTCATGAGAGCATAACCCGCCCGTGTATTATAGGCTTTGTTATTCAGTACGTTATTGCTATGTGAATACATAAAATGCACGCCATAGCGTAAATCTCGCATAGTGTTGTTTTCTAATACATTATTCTGGCTTGAAATAATATATAAGCCATCGCGGGTGTGAAAAATTTCATTATTTTTAACTGCTACGTCTTGTACAATGGACAGTTGAATACCATTACCACGGTCGGCTGAGCGTAGTGCAATATTGCCCTGTATAACGTTAGCTAATACTTTTATATTTTTAGCTTTTTGCAACCAAATACCAAAGCCATCGCCTTTAAGGTGGTTACCTTTAATCGTAATATTCGTCGCATTGATTACCGCATAAATGCCCGAGTCTTGTTCGGTTAAATCATGCCCCCAATTCACAATTGTTAAGTTCTCAAGCACAATATTACTTTGCTCTAAAACTAGCGCGTGACCTTGTCCTTGCGCATCAATAACCGCTGTTGGCTTAATACCTATGCTACGTAAAGTGACTCGATGCTTAACGACAAAATTACCTAAATAGCGACCTGGAGCAAGTATAATAATGTCGCCATCAACACTGTTATCTAATGTTTGTTGTAAATTATCCGCGGGTGAAACCTCAATAGTTGCCGCTAAAATACTATGTTGAGCAATAAGACTCAGCACAAGTATCGATAATATTTTAAACAATAGTAGCTTCAAAAGTCAGCCCTTTAAAAGTGAAAAATGCGGCAATAACACTATCGCTATTACCACGTAATTTTCGATGTTTATTGAGTTACCTTCCACCTAGCATATGGTCAGCATGAGGTAACGAACGCCCATACATTATTAGCTAGGTTTCAACAAACATACGGCCGCGCATTTCCATATGTAGCGCATGACAGAACCAGTTACAGTAGTACCATTGTACGCCCGGCTTATCGGCCTTAAAGGTGATTGATGCCGTCGCTTGTGGACTAATTTCCATTTGCACACCATGGTTTGTCATACAAAAACCATGCGTTACGTCTTCAACTTGGTCAAGATTAGTAACGATGACTGTGACTTCATCGCCTAGCTTAACGGTAAACTCATTCATACCAAACGTTGGTGCAATCGAAGTCATGTAAACGCGAACTTTACTACCATCACGAATCACCTTGTTTTGAGTATAGACATCAACACCATCTTTTTTCGCCATCGCAATAGTTTCAGCAAAAAATGGGTCAGTACGTGGCCAGATTTTAAGCGGTTTCATTTTACTGCGATGCACCATGATACAGTCATGTGGTTCAGCGAACGTTGGGCCATCGTGAACCAGTTTCAT includes the following:
- a CDS encoding ABC transporter permease — protein: MREIITVANKEFRDGLRNRWLLSITLIFAVLSLGLSYFGAAASGTVGITSLSTTIASLASLAVFLIPLIALLLSYDSFVGEQEGGTLLLLLTYPLSKNQLLVGKFLGQGSIIALATLLGFGASALLLFIQHSDVVIIETFVYFILSATLLGLSFTAIAYMISLIASEKSKAAGVALLTWFFFALVFDLALLALLVGTDSSLSQSTLTQLMMLNPADIFRLVNLVGLDSTDVNGALAVALNTNISQAQLLLILLAWVIAPLAIASVIFKHKKL
- a CDS encoding ABC transporter ATP-binding protein is translated as MNTPLVSLENVSKHYKDLIALSAIHLHLAQGEVLGLFGHNGAGKTTLMKLILGIISPDIGNVSVMGTKPDDKSAWHMRTKMGYLPENVMFYEQLTGLEVITYFARLKGQSKTHARALLEQVGIAHAMGRPVKTYSKGMRQRLGLAQAFIGEPKLLLLDEPTVGLDPSATAEFYRSVDQLKTQGTSVVLCSHVLPGVEQHIDRAMIISGGKTLALGTIKELRAQSNLPIKIKPQGLNGSLQGDPLLQPYLDEADNLFVPEQEKLKILRHLLADDSLCDLTVESANLEQVYQCFLAQAEKMTTESKSKNKQKSHKVGG
- a CDS encoding nitrous oxide reductase family maturation protein NosD — its product is MKLLLFKILSILVLSLIAQHSILAATIEVSPADNLQQTLDNSVDGDIIILAPGRYLGNFVVKHRVTLRSIGIKPTAVIDAQGQGHALVLEQSNIVLENLTIVNWGHDLTEQDSGIYAVINATNITIKGNHLKGDGFGIWLQKAKNIKVLANVIQGNIALRSADRGNGIQLSIVQDVAVKNNEIFHTRDGLYIISSQNNVLENNTMRDLRYGVHFMYSHSNNVLNNKAYNTRAGYALMSSRNLIVDGNLTENSEDYGFLMNFITSSTISNNDVKSVWTKPKNKVLGRDGKGFFVYNSAYNTIKNNRIDTAEIGIHLTAGSENTKVYGNSFINNPIQVKYVSNKKQEWSFEGKGNYWSNYLGWDMNGDNIGDVIFEPNDGIDQLIWRYPEMKMLMDSPVVLILRWIQKEFPVLKPPGVKDSFPLMRSPTNPLIEDATLSVVQRANMKTALLEKEAYTL